Proteins co-encoded in one Bemisia tabaci chromosome 9, PGI_BMITA_v3 genomic window:
- the LOC109040356 gene encoding uncharacterized protein isoform X1 yields MCACTESMVLTLSYSIAIILAFIEASPTSIPLSESYDDLLVAFIAEEPIREAVINEAIKWATKENSKEALKFLKVVREADDVLKKIRHYFDAGKVLFDFNSGKSNLTVQDMLAKTMIMRNETYLNDQLQRLAASSKEMQTEVAKVPTDFYSMLLPVIEAMKKSEQALIPLGNQFKIDMDVTMTKPMSG; encoded by the exons ATGTGTGCGTGCACTGAAAGTATGGTTTTAACTTTGTCGTACTCTATAGCGATAATACTTGCATTTATTGAGGCCTCG CCAACTTCAATACCGTTGAGCGAGAGCTATGACGATTTATTAGTTGCATTCATAGCTGAAGAACCCATCCGAGAGGCCGTCATAAATGAAGCAATAAAGTGGGCCACGAAGGAAAACAGCAAAGAGGCGCTTAAATTCCTAAAGGTGGTGCGAGAAGCAGATGACGTACTCAAGAAAATAAGACACTACTTTGATGCTGGGAAAGTCTTGTTCGACTTTAATTCTGGAAAGTCGAACCTTACAGTACAAGATATGCTAGCG AAAACCATGATCATGCGAAATGAGACATATCTAAATGATCAGCTACAAAGGTTGGCCGCATCCTCAAAAGAAATGCAAACTGAAGTGGCAAAAGTGCCAACGGATTTTTACAGCATGCTGCTACCTGTAATTGAGGCAATGAAGAAGAGTGAACAGGCACTGATTCCACTTGGAAATCAATTCAAAATCGATATGGATGTGACCATGACCAAACCGATGTCCGGGTAA
- the LOC109040356 gene encoding uncharacterized protein isoform X2, producing MLLTSVSFVVLTLTPFIKASPPSITPLGISFDKLRDSFIALENNRLDVIRRAVEVATNRRSNVTLKFLDVVGHADYALENIRRYFDAGKIRLDFERVESNLPMEDVIAKTHILEDENYLSVQMHKLAEIIKDLEAREEDLPEDLLDMLRPIMDNIKQSEQTVAPLEKHLHIDIEEAKRRLHFL from the exons ATGCTTTTAACTTCGGTGTCATTTGTTGTGTTGACCCTTACACCTTTCATCAAGGCCTCT ccaCCTTCAATAACGCCATTAGGTATAAGTTTTGACAAATTGCGAGATTCATTCATAGCCTTGGAAAACAACCGATTGGACGTCATAAGGAGGGCCGTAGAGGTGGCCACGAACCGGCGAAGCAACGTGACGCTCAAATTTTTGGATGTTGTAGGACACGCGGATTATGCCCTCGAAAACATACGACGCTATTTCGATGCCGGTAAAATCAGACTGGACTTCGAGAGAGTAGAATCAAACCTTCCAATGGAGGATGTAATTGCG AAAACACATATCCTAGAAGATGAGAATTACTTGAGTGTGCAAATGCATAAGCTGGCCGAAATTATCAAAGATTTAGAGGCGAGGGAAGAAGATCTGCCAGAGGACTTGTTGGACATGCTGAGGCCAATAATGGACAACATCAAACAGAGTGAACAGACCGTGGCTCCTCTTGAAAAACACCTACACATCGATATAGAGGAGGCCAAAAGAAGATTACATTTCTTATGA